The following proteins are co-located in the Camelina sativa cultivar DH55 chromosome 12, Cs, whole genome shotgun sequence genome:
- the LOC104732854 gene encoding uncharacterized protein LOC104732854 isoform X1, protein MSQSLVRAISARKNQFTRGLYHRCVSSQQFHSRDQIIAPNCFNLSSLGFSSIARHGIHQNSYRLCGSLITDLNPAFLVRPTNGFASVSILGSDESNVDDGDAPFEKLVDMKPKVVYKKPIDFTKFDVNLLPTVMLMGRPNVGKSALYNRLIRRREALVYNTPDDHVTRDIREGVAKLGDLRFNVLDSAGIETEVSSGTILGRTTAMTANVLARTQFAVLIIDVRAGLHPLDLEVGKWLRKHAPQIKPIVVMNKSESIGSLDEVASEALALGFGEPIAISAETGLGMTTLYEVLRPLLEDYMVERLNDMCSQDDVLSDENLSDEIDESKLPLQLAIVGKPNVGKSTLLNALLEEERVLVGPEAGLTRDAVRVQFEFQGRTVYLVDTAGWLERTERDKGPASLSIMQSRKSLMRAHVIALVLDAEEIIKARCSMTHSEVVIARRAVEEGRGLVVIVNKMDRLRGKENSEMYKKIKEAVPIEIQTVIPQITGIPVVFISALEGRGRMEVMKEVTDTYKRWCSRLSTGRLNRWLRKVMSRHSWKDTASQPKIKFFTQVKARPPTFVAFVSGKTQLLESDIRFLTRSLKEDFDLGGTPIRIIQRVIPRGPSGTGGGGSGNRSSGRVVQRTTSDKRTVSA, encoded by the exons ATGTCTCAGTCACTGGTGCGAGCAATCTCAGCTCGGAAGAATCAATTCACTCGTGGGCTTTACCATAGATGTGTCTCTTCTCAACAATTTCATTCCCGAGATCAGATCATTGCTCCCAATTGCTTCAATCTTTCATCTTTAG GGTTCAGTTCAATTGCTAGACATGGAATTCATCAGAATAGTTATAGGCTTTGTGGTAGTTTGATCACAGACTTGAATCCTGCTTTCTTAGTTCGACCCACAAATGGGTTTGCCTCGGTTTCAATTCTTGGTTCTGATGAATCAAATGTTGATGATGGTGATGCTCCCTTTGAGAAACTTGTTGATATGAAACCAAAGGTTGTTTACAAGAAACCAATTGATTTCACCAAATTTGATGTGAATCTGCTACCTACTGTGATGCTTATGGGACGGCCAAATGTTGGGAAGTCTGCCTTGTATAACCG ATTGATTCGGAGGAGGGAAGCTCTGGTTTACAACACTCCAGATGATCATGTTACAAGGGATATAAGAGAAGGGGTTGCTAAATTAGGTGATTTGAGGTTCAATGTGTTGGACTCTGCTGGTATAGAGACTGAGGTTTCTTCGGGTACTATTCTTGGTAGAACCACAGCAATGACGGCTAATGTGCTCGCAAGGACTCAGTTTGCGGTTCTTATTATCGACGTTAG GGCTGGGTTGCATCCATTAGATTTAGAGGTTGGGAAATGGTTAAGAAAGCATGCTCCACAGATTAAGCCCATAGTAGTTATGAATAAATCTGAATCAATTGGCTCTCTTGATGAAGTTGCTTCAGAGGCCCTTGCATTAGGTTTTGGCGAGCCTATTGCTATTTCAGCTGAGACTGGACTTGGTATGACCACACTTTATGAAGTTCTCCGTCCTTTACTAGAGGATTACATGGTTGAAAGGCTAAACG ATATGTGCAGTCAAGACGATGTTCTGAGCGATGAGAATCTCTCTGATGAAATCGATGAGTCCAAGTTGCCATTGCAGTTAGCTATTGTGGGTAAGCCTAATGTTGGGAAGTCCACACTTCTTAATGCATTACTGGAAGAAGAGCGTGTGTTGGTGGGTCCAGAAGCTGGTCTCACTAGAGATGCTGTGAGAGTTCAGTTTGAGTTTCAGGGTAGGACAGTTTATCTG GTTGATACTGCTGGCTGGTTGGAGAGAACAGAGCGAGACAAAGGACCAGCATCTTTGAGTATCATGCAATCGAGAAAAAGTCTTATGCGAGCACATGTTATCGCTTTAGTTCTCGATGCAGAAGAG ATCATAAAAGCTAGATGTAGTATGACACATTCAGAAGTAGTTATAGCTAGACGTGCTGTAGAAGAAGGACGTGGTCTAGTCGTCATTGTTAACAAAATGGATCGTCTAAGAGGGAAAGAGAACTCTGAGATGtacaagaagatcaaagaagctGTTCCCATTGAAATACAGACAGTTATTCCTCAG ATAACTGGAATACCAGTCGTGTTTATCTCTGCATTAGAGGGAAGAGGACGTATGGAAGTGATGAAAGAAGTCACTGACACGTACAAGAGATGGTGTTCAAGACTTTCCACAGGCCGCCTCAATCGCTGGTTGCGTAAG GTTATGAGCCGACATTCTTGGAAAGACACAGCTTCGCAGCCAAAGATCAAGTTTTTTACTCAAGTGAAAGCTCGACCACCGACTTTTGTAGCGTTTGTGAGCGGTAAAACACAGTTATTGGAAAGCGACATAAGGTTCCTGACTAGATCATTGAAGGAAGACTTTGATTTAGGAGGGACTCCTATCCGAATCATACAGCGTGTTATTCCTCGTGGACCATCTGGTACAGGTGGTGGTGGAAGCGGAAACCGCTCGAGTGGTCGAGTAGTGCAAAGAACCACCTCAGACAAACGGACTGTCTCAGCCTAG
- the LOC104732854 gene encoding uncharacterized protein LOC104732854 isoform X2: MSQSLVRAISARKNQFTRGLYHRCVSSQQFHSRDQIIAPNCFNLSSLGFSSIARHGIHQNSYRLCGSLITDLNPAFLVRPTNGFASVSILGSDESNVDDGDAPFEKLVDMKPKVVYKKPIDFTKFDVNLLPTVMLMGRPNVGKSALYNRLIRRREALVYNTPDDHVTRDIREGVAKLGDLRFNVLDSAGIETEVSSGTILGRTTAMTANVLARTQFAVLIIDVRAGLHPLDLEVGKWLRKHAPQIKPIVVMNKSESIGSLDEVASEALALGFGEPIAISAETGLGMTTLYEVLRPLLEDYMVERLNDMCSQDDVLSDENLSDEIDESKLPLQLAIVGKPNVGKSTLLNALLEEERVLVGPEAGLTRDAVRVQFEFQGRTVYLVDTAGWLERTERDKGPASLSIMQSRKSLMRAHVIALVLDAEEIIKARCSMTHSEVVIARRAVEEGRGLVVIVNKMDRLRGKENSEMYKKIKEAVPIEIQTVIPQITGIPVVFISALEGRGRMEVMKEVTDTYKRWCSRLSTGRLNRWLRKVMSRHSWKDTASQPKIKFFTQVKARPPTFVAFVSGKTQLLESDIRFLTRSLKEDFDLGGTPIRIIQRVIPRGPSGTGGGGSGNRSSGRVVQRTTSDKRTVSA; encoded by the exons ATGTCTCAGTCACTGGTGCGAGCAATCTCAGCTCGGAAGAATCAATTCACTCGTGGGCTTTACCATAGATGTGTCTCTTCTCAACAATTTCATTCCCGAGATCAGATCATTGCTCCCAATTGCTTCAATCTTTCATCTTTAG GGTTCAGTTCAATTGCTAGACATGGAATTCATCAGAATAGTTATAGGCTTTGTGGTAGTTTGATCACAGACTTGAATCCTGCTTTCTTAGTTCGACCCACAAATGGGTTTGCCTCGGTTTCAATTCTTGGTTCTGATGAATCAAATGTTGATGATGGTGATGCTCCCTTTGAGAAACTTGTTGATATGAAACCAAAGGTTGTTTACAAGAAACCAATTGATTTCACCAAATTTGATGTGAATCTGCTACCTACTGTGATGCTTATGGGACGGCCAAATGTTGGGAAGTCTGCCTTGTATAACCG ATTGATTCGGAGGAGGGAAGCTCTGGTTTACAACACTCCAGATGATCATGTTACAAGGGATATAAGAGAAGGGGTTGCTAAATTAGGTGATTTGAGGTTCAATGTGTTGGACTCTGCTGGTATAGAGACTGAGGTTTCTTCGGGTACTATTCTTGGTAGAACCACAGCAATGACGGCTAATGTGCTCGCAAGGACTCAGTTTGCGGTTCTTATTATCGACGTTAG GGCTGGGTTGCATCCATTAGATTTAGAGGTTGGGAAATGGTTAAGAAAGCATGCTCCACAGATTAAGCCCATAGTAGTTATGAATAAATCTGAATCAATTGGCTCTCTTGATGAAG TTGCTTCAGAGGCCCTTGCATTAGGTTTTGGCGAGCCTATTGCTATTTCAGCTGAGACTGGACTTGGTATGACTACACTTTATGAAGTTCTCCGTCCTCTACTAGAGGATTACATGGTTGAAAGGCTAAACG ATATGTGCAGTCAAGACGATGTTCTGAGCGATGAGAATCTCTCTGATGAAATCGATGAGTCCAAGTTGCCATTGCAGTTAGCTATTGTGGGTAAGCCTAATGTTGGGAAGTCCACACTTCTTAATGCATTACTGGAAGAAGAGCGTGTGTTGGTGGGTCCAGAAGCTGGTCTCACTAGAGATGCTGTGAGAGTTCAGTTTGAGTTTCAGGGTAGGACAGTTTATCTG GTTGATACTGCTGGCTGGTTGGAGAGAACAGAGCGAGACAAAGGACCAGCATCTTTGAGTATCATGCAATCGAGAAAAAGTCTTATGCGAGCACATGTTATCGCTTTAGTTCTCGATGCAGAAGAG ATCATAAAAGCTAGATGTAGTATGACACATTCAGAAGTAGTTATAGCTAGACGTGCTGTAGAAGAAGGACGTGGTCTAGTCGTCATTGTTAACAAAATGGATCGTCTAAGAGGGAAAGAGAACTCTGAGATGtacaagaagatcaaagaagctGTTCCCATTGAAATACAGACAGTTATTCCTCAG ATAACTGGAATACCAGTCGTGTTTATCTCTGCATTAGAGGGAAGAGGACGTATGGAAGTGATGAAAGAAGTCACTGACACGTACAAGAGATGGTGTTCAAGACTTTCCACAGGCCGCCTCAATCGCTGGTTGCGTAAG GTTATGAGCCGACATTCTTGGAAAGACACAGCTTCGCAGCCAAAGATCAAGTTTTTTACTCAAGTGAAAGCTCGACCACCGACTTTTGTAGCGTTTGTGAGCGGTAAAACACAGTTATTGGAAAGCGACATAAGGTTCCTGACTAGATCATTGAAGGAAGACTTTGATTTAGGAGGGACTCCTATCCGAATCATACAGCGTGTTATTCCTCGTGGACCATCTGGTACAGGTGGTGGTGGAAGCGGAAACCGCTCGAGTGGTCGAGTAGTGCAAAGAACCACCTCAGACAAACGGACTGTCTCAGCCTAG